The following is a genomic window from Myxococcales bacterium.
TTTTTTTGTGTTTTGTTTTAGCATTCTTGCTGGCGCGGGTGGAATATCAAAAATCTCAGCACACCCACCCTGTAAAAATAAAAAGATAGAAAGGACCCTTAGCATTGATTTCCCTTGCTGCAAAAAAGGTTTTATTAGTTCTCGCAGTGAGCAACATTACGAATTCTAACTTTGCTGTGAGCTTATTTTAGCCATAACCTGTTGCAAATCTTGCCACACTTCTTTTTTGGCCGGAGGATTTCTTAACAAATAGGCTGGATGGAAAGTCGGCATAAAGTCTATCCCCTCATATTCATGCCACTCACCTCGAATTTTAGACATTGCTACCTTGGTCTGCAACAAAGTTTGGCAGGCGTAACGTCCAAGCCCAACAATAATTTGAGGTTTGATCAAAGAAAGCTGTTGTTTTAAGAAAGGCTCGCAAGCAGCGATTTCATCTATTTCTGGGTCGCGATTTTTTGGTGGCCTGCATTTGACAACGTTGCAAATATAAACATCTTCTCTTTTTAAACCCATTGCCTCAATCATTTTGGTTAACAATTGCCCAGCTCTACCAACAAATGGCTCTCCTGAAAGGTCCTCATCACGCCCTGGAGCTTCGCCTACAAATATAAGTTTTGCATGTCTATTTCCCGTCCCAAATACCACATTTGTTCGTGTTTGATAAAGCTTACATTTTTCGCAATTACTAAGTTTTATCTTTAAAGCTTCTAAGCAATCATTATTATCACTTGTCGAATAAGGCATTTTTTCTATGTTTTCCTCTGATTTTGGCAAATATGTCATACCACTTTCTCCTAACAATTCAAGGCGACATTTAAGACTACTTACTAAACGGAATAACTCTTCATTAAATTCGCTCATATTCAACACTCTCTCAACATAATACTTCCCTTATTTAAACAATAATCACCTGGCGGCTTATTATAATTTTTATACAACACATGTTTGACCATTTATTTTCATATAAGTTACCATCCTATTTAGAGTTATTTTTTTAACTCTAAAAATTCACAACAACAAAGACTGTTAGGAGATTTTCTCTTGCATACAAAAACTGAAGAGCCATCTCAAAAGAATCCTCCATTAAAAAAGCTTACTAATCGAAAAAAAGATTTAGGAGCTTCTTATAAAAAACGTTCACAAACCCTATCAACGCGGCGCATGGCTCGGGAACATCGCAAAATGCGTTCCTTAGGTGAGCTTGAAAATGTCAATAATCTTGTTCATCCTACTTCACGGTCACAATGCGTCAATATGCCCCGCCCATGCCTCT
Proteins encoded in this region:
- a CDS encoding uracil-DNA glycosylase; its protein translation is MSEFNEELFRLVSSLKCRLELLGESGMTYLPKSEENIEKMPYSTSDNNDCLEALKIKLSNCEKCKLYQTRTNVVFGTGNRHAKLIFVGEAPGRDEDLSGEPFVGRAGQLLTKMIEAMGLKREDVYICNVVKCRPPKNRDPEIDEIAACEPFLKQQLSLIKPQIIVGLGRYACQTLLQTKVAMSKIRGEWHEYEGIDFMPTFHPAYLLRNPPAKKEVWQDLQQVMAKISSQQS